The Primulina eburnea isolate SZY01 chromosome 13, ASM2296580v1, whole genome shotgun sequence genome includes a region encoding these proteins:
- the LOC140810017 gene encoding uncharacterized protein, whose protein sequence is MPFPLKIQPIDLNAPRGKQVPVNFEPSKPVVKSRFKRLFERQFSGVLKISAQDKPPDADEPPNYCSKDASEELELSSVCLAKMVQNFIEENNEKPKCGRNLCSCFNGNCSDGCDDEHDSFKPSSPVDACETLKSLVPSICVSERNLLADTARIIEKNKIGKRKDGSCRKILADSLAALGYDASICKSKWTKTPSFPAGEYEYVDVIIESERFLIDIDFRSEFEIARSTKAYKLVLQVLPNIFVGKADRLEKIIDTVSESAKQSLNKKGMPFPPWRKADYVKSKWLSPHTRHNSKNDADKKQGLVEQKSSSCDKIEFTLGENCPAADEKIKGGGDENKSAAPMVLPWEPPEIKPKILHKGGKIVAGLASIIQDKS, encoded by the exons atgcctttccccttgaaaatTCAGCCCATCGATTTGAACGCGCCGCGTGGGAAACAGGTTCCGGTAAATTTCGAGCCGTCGAAGCCAGTGGTGAAGTCCCGGTTCAAACGTCTTTTCGAGAGGCAATTCTCGGGTGTCCTGAAAATATCTGCGCAAGATAAGCCGCCCGACGCTGATGAGCCGCCGAATTATTGCAGCAAGGATGCGTCGGAGGAGCTTGAGCTGAGCTCAGTCTGCCTGGCGAAAATGGTTCAGAATTTCATCGAAGAGAACAACGAGAAGCCCAAGTGCGGTAGAAACTTGTGCAGTTGTTTCAATGGAAACTGTTCGGACGGCTGTGATGATGAGCATGATTCGTTCAAGCCTTCTTCCCCCGTGGATGCGTGCGAAACCCTTAAG AGTCTGGTACCCTCTATATGCGTTTCTGAGAGAAATCTGTTGGCTGACACTGCCAGAATAATCGAGAAAAACAAGATCGGTAAGCGCAAAGATGGATCTTGCAGAAAAATCTTGGCGGATAGCCTGGCAGCGCTTGGATACGATGCTTCGATCTGCAAATCGAAATGGACAAAAACACCCTCTTTCCCCGCAG GGGAATACGAATACGTAGATGTGATAATCGAGTCGGAGAGATTTTTGATCGACATTGATTTCAGATCAGAATTCGAAATTGCAAGATCCACCAAGGCATACAAACTGGTCCTTCAAGTACTGCCCAACATATTTGTAGGAAAGGCCGATCGTCTCGAGAAGATCATCGACACCGTATCCGAATCAGCTAAACAGAGCTTGAACAAGAAGGGGATGCCTTTTCCTCCATGGCGCAAAGCAGATTACGTAAAATCCAAATGGCTTTCTCCTCACACTCGCCATAACTCGAAGAACGATGCTGACAAGAAACAGGGATTGGTTGAGCAAAAATCAAGTTCATGTGATAAAATTGAGTTCACGTTAGGAGAGAACTGCCCCGCCGCCGACGAGAAAATCAAAGGTGGTGGTGACGAAAACAAGAGCGCAGCTCCAATGGTGCTGCCGTGGGAGCCGCCGGAGATTAAGCCTAAGATTTTGCACAAAGGAGGTAAGATTGTTGCTGGCCTAGCTTCAATAATTCAagataaatcataa